In the Thermus thermamylovorans genome, one interval contains:
- a CDS encoding glycogen synthase, giving the protein MGPVRVLLVAPEAFPLVKVGGLADVVGALPKALRPLGVEAAVLLPWHRGLPARGVGEVAYRFAGREVRASLGERVEGGVRFLLLGVEGFDRERVYGYPDDAERYLRFTLGAAEVALGFDLVHAHDWTAALLALAAKVPAVYTIHNLAHQGLVEPALFFHWTGLPWSLFHMEALEFHGRVNLMKAGIVFARAVTTVSPSYAEEIKTPEFGMGLEGVLRRHAGKLFGILNGLDLEAFDPAQDPHLPAPYSREDPSGKARAKEALWGRTGLAAPLLAYVGRLDPQKGLDLVLEALPHFLELGFRLLVLGVGEEGLARPFREAEAAHPGRVRFVEAYDETLARLVYAGADALLVPSRFEPCGLVQMIAQRYGTPPVARAVGGLRDTVEDGKTGVLFRSYHPEGLLYGVLRLFRLGAEGLGLAGMGRDFSWRRSAPRYLEAYRWALGQGAGPQG; this is encoded by the coding sequence ATGGGCCCCGTGCGCGTCCTCCTGGTGGCCCCCGAGGCCTTTCCCCTGGTGAAGGTGGGGGGGCTTGCGGATGTGGTGGGGGCCCTGCCCAAGGCCCTCAGGCCCCTCGGGGTGGAGGCCGCCGTCCTCCTCCCCTGGCACCGGGGCCTTCCCGCCCGGGGGGTGGGGGAGGTGGCCTACCGCTTCGCCGGCCGGGAGGTGCGGGCCTCCCTGGGGGAGCGGGTGGAGGGGGGGGTGCGCTTTCTCCTCCTCGGGGTGGAGGGCTTCGACCGGGAGCGGGTCTACGGCTACCCCGACGACGCCGAGCGCTACCTGCGCTTCACCCTGGGGGCGGCGGAGGTGGCCTTGGGGTTTGACCTGGTCCACGCCCACGACTGGACCGCGGCCCTCCTGGCCCTCGCCGCCAAGGTGCCCGCCGTCTACACCATCCACAACCTGGCCCACCAGGGCCTGGTGGAACCCGCCCTCTTCTTCCACTGGACGGGGCTTCCCTGGAGCCTTTTCCACATGGAGGCCCTGGAGTTCCACGGCCGGGTGAACCTGATGAAGGCGGGGATCGTCTTCGCCCGGGCCGTGACCACGGTGAGCCCCTCCTACGCGGAGGAGATAAAGACCCCCGAGTTCGGCATGGGCCTGGAGGGGGTCTTGCGCCGGCATGCCGGGAAGCTTTTCGGCATCCTGAACGGCCTGGACCTCGAGGCCTTCGACCCGGCCCAGGACCCCCACCTCCCCGCCCCCTACTCCCGGGAGGACCCCTCGGGCAAGGCCCGGGCCAAGGAGGCCCTTTGGGGGCGCACGGGGCTCGCCGCGCCCCTCCTCGCCTACGTGGGCCGCCTGGACCCCCAGAAGGGCCTGGACCTCGTTCTGGAGGCCCTGCCCCATTTCCTGGAGCTGGGCTTCCGCCTCCTGGTCCTGGGGGTGGGGGAGGAGGGGCTGGCCCGGCCCTTCCGGGAGGCGGAGGCGGCCCACCCCGGGCGGGTGCGCTTCGTGGAGGCCTACGACGAGACCCTGGCCCGCCTGGTCTACGCGGGGGCGGACGCCCTCTTAGTCCCCAGCCGCTTCGAGCCCTGCGGCCTGGTGCAGATGATCGCCCAGCGCTACGGCACCCCCCCCGTGGCCCGGGCGGTGGGGGGGCTTAGGGACACCGTGGAGGACGGGAAGACGGGGGTCCTCTTCCGGAGCTACCACCCCGAGGGCCTCCTCTACGGCGTCCTGCGCCTCTTTCGCCTGGGGGCGGAGGGGCTGGGCCTTGCGGGCATGGGGAGGGACTTCTCCTGGAGGCGAAGCGCCCCCCGGTACCTGGAGGCCTACCGGTGGGCCCTCGGTCAGGGGGCGGGCCCCCAGGGTTAA
- the rpoC gene encoding DNA-directed RNA polymerase subunit beta' encodes MKKEVRKVRIALASPEKIRSWSYGEVEKPETINYRTLKPERDGLFDERIFGPIKDYECACGKYKRQRFEGKVCERCGVEVTKSLVRRYRMGHIELATPAAHIWFVKDVPSKIGTLLDLSATELEQVLYFSKYIVLDPKGAVLDGVPVQKRQLLTDEEYRGLRYGKQETYPLPPGADALVKDGEEVVKGQELAPGVTSRMDGVALYRFPRRVRVDYLRKERAALRLPLEAWVEKEGYKPGEVLGELPEPYRFRAEEAGVAELRELEEGHLLQVRQEEAVVARYFLPVGLAPLVAQGEIVEKGQPLAEGRGLLRLPRHVTAKEVEAEEEGDTVHLTLFLEWTEPKDYRVAPHMNVVVPEGARVAPGEKIVAAIDPEEEVIAEAEGVVHLHEPASIVVMRARLYPFEDDVEVTTGDRVAPGDVLADGGRVKSEIYGRVEVDLVRNVVRVVESYDIDARMGAEAIQALLKELDLEKLEAELLEEMRHPSRARRAKARKRLEVVRAFLDSGNRPEWMVLEAVPVLPPDLRPMVQVDGGRFATSDLNDLYRRLINRNNRLKKLLAQGAPEIIIRNEKRMLQEAVDAVIDNGRRGAPVTNPGSERPLRSLTDILSGKQGRFRQNLLGKRVDYSGRSVIVVGPQLKLHQCGLPKRMALELFKPFLLKKMEEKGIAPNVKAARRMLERQRDIKDEVWDALEEVIHGKVVLLNRAPTLHRLGIQAFQPVLVEGQSIQLHPLVCEAFNADFDGDQMAVHVPLSSFAQAEARIQMLSAHNLLSPASGEPLAKPSRDIILGLYYITQVRKEKRGAGREFATPEEALAAHERGEVALNAPIRVAGQETSVGRLKFVFASPDEALLAVAHGLLDLQDAVTVRYLGRRLETSPGRVLFARIVGEAVGDEKVAQELLQMDVPQEKNSLKDLVYQSFLRLGIEKTARLLDALKHYGFTLSTTSGITIGIDDAVIPAEKQKYLEEADRKLLQIEQAYEMGFLTDRERYDQVIQLWTETTEKVTQAVFKNFEENYPFNPLYVMAQSGARGNPQQIRQLCGMRGLMQKPSGETFEVPVRSSFREGLTVLEYFISSHGARKGGADTALRTADSGYLTRKLVDVAHEIVVREADCGTTNFISIPLFQPDEVTRSLRLRKRSDIESGLYGRVLAREVEVLGQKLEEGHYLTLEDVGLLIKAAEAGEIREVPVRSPLTCQTRYGVCQKCYGYDLSMARPVSIGEAVGVVAAESIGEPGTQLTMRTFHTGGVAVGTDITQGLPRVIELFEARRPKAKAVISEIDGTVRIEETEERLSVFVESEGFAKEYKLPKDARLVVKDGDYVEAGQPLTRGAVDPHQLLEARGPEAVERYLVDEIQKVYRAQGVKLHDKHIEIVVRQMLKYVEVTDPGDSRLLEGQVLERWDVEALNERLIAEGKTPVAWKPLLMGVTKSALSTKSWLSAASFQNTTHVLTEAAIAGKKDELIGLKENVILGRLIPAGTGSDFVRFTQVVDRRTLKAIEEARKEAVEAKEKEPALRRPLRREQPGKQA; translated from the coding sequence ATGAAAAAGGAAGTCCGCAAGGTCCGCATCGCCCTGGCCTCCCCGGAGAAGATCCGTTCCTGGAGCTACGGGGAGGTGGAGAAGCCCGAGACCATCAACTACCGCACCCTGAAGCCCGAGCGGGACGGGCTTTTCGACGAGCGCATCTTCGGCCCCATCAAGGACTACGAGTGCGCCTGCGGCAAGTACAAGCGGCAGCGCTTTGAGGGCAAGGTGTGCGAGCGCTGCGGGGTGGAGGTCACCAAGAGCCTGGTGCGCCGCTACCGCATGGGCCACATCGAGCTGGCCACCCCCGCGGCCCACATCTGGTTCGTGAAGGACGTGCCCTCCAAGATCGGCACTCTCCTGGACCTCTCCGCCACCGAGCTGGAGCAGGTCCTCTACTTCAGCAAGTACATCGTCCTGGACCCCAAGGGGGCGGTGCTGGATGGGGTACCCGTACAGAAGCGCCAGCTCCTCACGGACGAGGAGTACCGGGGGCTCCGCTACGGCAAGCAGGAGACCTACCCCCTGCCCCCAGGGGCGGATGCCCTGGTCAAGGACGGGGAGGAGGTGGTGAAGGGGCAGGAGCTGGCCCCTGGGGTGACGAGCCGCATGGACGGGGTGGCCCTCTACCGCTTCCCCCGCCGGGTGCGGGTGGACTACCTGAGGAAGGAGCGGGCCGCCCTGCGCCTGCCCCTGGAGGCGTGGGTGGAGAAGGAGGGCTACAAGCCCGGGGAGGTCCTGGGGGAGCTTCCCGAGCCCTACCGCTTCCGGGCGGAGGAGGCGGGGGTGGCGGAGCTCAGGGAGCTTGAGGAGGGCCACCTCCTCCAGGTGCGCCAGGAGGAGGCGGTGGTGGCCCGCTACTTCCTGCCCGTGGGCCTCGCTCCCCTGGTGGCCCAGGGGGAGATCGTGGAGAAGGGGCAGCCCCTGGCGGAGGGCCGGGGCCTCCTGCGCCTGCCCCGCCACGTGACCGCCAAGGAGGTGGAGGCGGAGGAGGAGGGGGACACCGTCCACCTCACCCTCTTCCTGGAGTGGACCGAGCCCAAGGACTACCGGGTGGCCCCCCACATGAACGTGGTGGTGCCCGAAGGGGCCAGGGTGGCTCCTGGGGAAAAGATCGTGGCCGCCATCGACCCCGAGGAGGAGGTGATCGCCGAGGCCGAGGGGGTGGTCCACCTGCACGAGCCCGCCAGCATCGTGGTGATGAGGGCCCGCCTCTACCCCTTCGAGGACGACGTGGAGGTCACCACCGGGGACCGGGTGGCCCCGGGGGACGTGCTGGCGGATGGGGGCCGGGTCAAGAGCGAGATCTACGGCCGGGTGGAGGTGGACCTGGTCCGCAACGTGGTGCGGGTGGTGGAGTCCTACGACATCGACGCCCGCATGGGGGCGGAGGCCATCCAGGCCCTCCTCAAGGAGCTGGACCTGGAAAAGCTGGAGGCCGAGCTTCTGGAGGAGATGCGGCATCCCTCCCGGGCCCGGCGGGCCAAGGCAAGGAAGCGCCTGGAGGTGGTGCGGGCCTTCCTGGACTCCGGCAACCGCCCCGAGTGGATGGTGCTGGAGGCGGTGCCCGTGCTGCCCCCCGACCTCCGCCCCATGGTCCAGGTGGACGGGGGGCGGTTCGCCACCAGCGACCTCAACGACCTCTACCGCCGCCTCATCAACCGCAACAACCGCCTGAAGAAGCTCCTGGCCCAGGGGGCTCCGGAGATCATCATCCGCAACGAGAAGCGCATGCTCCAGGAGGCGGTGGACGCGGTGATCGACAACGGCCGCCGGGGGGCCCCCGTCACCAACCCCGGCTCCGAGCGGCCCCTCAGGAGCCTCACGGACATCCTCTCCGGCAAGCAGGGCCGCTTCCGGCAGAACCTCCTGGGCAAGCGGGTGGACTACTCGGGGCGGAGCGTCATTGTGGTGGGGCCCCAGCTCAAGCTCCACCAGTGCGGCCTGCCCAAGCGCATGGCCCTGGAGCTCTTCAAGCCCTTCCTCCTCAAGAAGATGGAGGAGAAGGGCATCGCCCCCAACGTGAAGGCCGCCCGGCGCATGCTGGAGCGCCAGCGGGACATCAAGGACGAGGTGTGGGACGCCCTGGAGGAGGTCATCCACGGCAAGGTGGTCCTCCTGAACCGGGCCCCCACCCTGCACCGCCTGGGGATCCAGGCCTTCCAGCCCGTCTTGGTGGAAGGGCAGTCCATCCAGCTTCACCCCCTGGTCTGCGAAGCCTTCAACGCCGACTTCGACGGGGACCAGATGGCGGTGCACGTGCCCCTCTCCTCCTTCGCCCAGGCGGAGGCCCGCATCCAGATGCTCTCCGCCCACAACCTCCTCTCCCCGGCCTCGGGAGAGCCCTTGGCCAAGCCCAGCCGGGACATCATCCTGGGGCTTTACTACATCACCCAGGTGCGCAAGGAGAAGAGGGGCGCGGGCAGGGAGTTCGCCACCCCGGAGGAGGCCCTCGCCGCCCACGAGCGGGGCGAGGTGGCCCTGAACGCCCCCATCCGGGTGGCCGGCCAGGAGACCAGCGTGGGCCGGCTCAAGTTCGTCTTCGCCAGCCCCGACGAAGCGCTTTTGGCCGTGGCCCACGGGCTTCTGGACCTGCAGGACGCGGTCACCGTGCGCTACCTGGGCCGGCGCCTGGAGACGAGCCCGGGCCGGGTCCTCTTCGCCCGCATCGTGGGCGAGGCGGTGGGGGATGAAAAGGTGGCCCAGGAGCTTCTCCAGATGGACGTGCCCCAGGAGAAGAACTCCCTCAAGGACCTGGTCTACCAGTCCTTCCTGCGCCTGGGGATTGAGAAGACGGCAAGGCTCCTGGACGCCCTCAAGCACTACGGCTTTACCCTTTCCACCACCAGCGGCATCACCATCGGCATCGACGACGCGGTGATCCCCGCGGAGAAGCAGAAGTATCTGGAGGAGGCCGACCGCAAGCTCCTGCAGATCGAGCAGGCCTACGAGATGGGCTTCCTCACCGACCGGGAGCGCTACGACCAGGTGATCCAGCTCTGGACGGAGACCACGGAAAAGGTCACCCAGGCGGTTTTCAAGAACTTCGAGGAGAACTACCCCTTCAACCCCCTTTACGTGATGGCCCAGTCCGGGGCCCGGGGTAACCCCCAGCAGATCCGCCAGCTTTGTGGCATGCGGGGCCTCATGCAGAAGCCCTCGGGGGAGACCTTCGAGGTGCCGGTACGCTCCTCCTTCCGGGAAGGCCTCACCGTGCTGGAGTACTTCATCTCCAGCCACGGGGCCCGGAAGGGTGGGGCGGACACCGCGCTGCGCACCGCGGACTCCGGCTACCTCACCAGGAAGCTGGTGGACGTGGCCCACGAGATCGTGGTGCGGGAGGCGGACTGCGGCACCACCAACTTCATCTCCATCCCCCTCTTCCAGCCCGACGAGGTGACCCGCTCCTTGCGCCTCAGGAAGCGCTCGGACATCGAGTCCGGCCTCTACGGCCGCGTCCTGGCCCGGGAGGTGGAGGTGCTGGGGCAGAAGCTGGAGGAGGGGCATTACCTCACCCTCGAGGACGTGGGGCTCCTCATCAAGGCGGCGGAGGCCGGGGAGATCCGGGAGGTGCCGGTGCGGAGCCCCCTCACCTGCCAGACCCGCTACGGGGTCTGCCAGAAGTGCTACGGCTACGACCTCTCCATGGCCCGGCCCGTCTCCATCGGCGAAGCGGTGGGGGTGGTGGCGGCGGAGTCCATCGGGGAGCCCGGCACCCAGCTCACCATGCGCACCTTCCACACGGGCGGGGTAGCGGTGGGCACGGACATCACCCAGGGCCTGCCCCGGGTGATCGAGCTCTTCGAGGCCCGCAGGCCCAAGGCCAAGGCGGTGATCTCCGAGATCGACGGGACGGTGCGCATCGAGGAGACGGAGGAGCGGCTTTCCGTCTTCGTGGAGTCCGAGGGCTTCGCCAAGGAGTACAAGCTGCCCAAGGACGCCCGCCTGGTGGTCAAGGACGGGGACTACGTGGAAGCGGGCCAGCCCCTCACCCGCGGGGCGGTGGACCCCCATCAGCTCCTGGAGGCCCGCGGCCCCGAGGCGGTGGAGCGCTACCTGGTGGACGAGATCCAGAAGGTCTACCGGGCCCAGGGGGTGAAGCTCCACGACAAGCACATCGAGATCGTGGTGCGGCAGATGCTCAAGTACGTGGAGGTCACCGACCCCGGGGACAGCCGCCTCCTGGAGGGCCAGGTCCTGGAGCGGTGGGACGTGGAGGCCCTGAACGAGCGGCTCATCGCCGAGGGCAAGACCCCGGTGGCCTGGAAACCCCTCCTCATGGGGGTCACCAAGAGCGCCCTTTCCACCAAGAGCTGGCTCTCCGCCGCCAGCTTCCAGAACACCACCCACGTGCTCACCGAGGCGGCCATCGCCGGGAAGAAGGACGAGCTCATCGGCCTTAAGGAGAACGTCATCCTGGGCCGCCTGATCCCCGCGGGCACGGGCTCGGACTTCGTGCGCTTCACCCAGGTGGTGGACCGGAGGACCCTGAAGGCCATCGAGGAGGCCCGGAAGGAGGCGGTGGAGGCCAAGGAGAAGGAGCCGGCCCTCCGCCGCCCCTTGCGCCGGGAGCAGCCCGGGAAGCAGGCCTGA
- a CDS encoding tetratricopeptide repeat protein, producing MVKDLEARALAGDPEAQALLHFLRLLRSRDYGGARDYAEGFSGDLKERLLSGLAQLEEAPEGLKDPLFAAEREVLLGVRAVREGRREEAEARFRRALELDPGHHRALTNLGNLHQERGELEAALELYQQALRLAPEEPLVHENLAALYKRKGDLDRMVAHLKRANRLKLRPPPPLDPATGRPQRRLRVPLWVWVFLLAAFLYFFVLQRP from the coding sequence ATGGTCAAGGACCTGGAGGCCCGCGCCCTGGCCGGCGACCCCGAGGCCCAGGCGCTTCTCCACTTTCTCCGCCTCCTGCGCTCCAGGGACTACGGGGGGGCCAGGGACTACGCGGAGGGCTTCTCCGGGGACCTGAAGGAGCGGCTCCTCTCCGGCCTGGCCCAGCTGGAGGAAGCCCCCGAGGGCCTGAAGGACCCCCTCTTCGCCGCCGAAAGGGAGGTGCTCCTGGGGGTGCGGGCGGTGCGGGAGGGCAGGCGGGAGGAGGCCGAGGCCCGCTTCCGCAGGGCCCTGGAGCTGGACCCCGGCCACCACCGGGCCCTCACCAACCTGGGCAACCTCCACCAGGAGCGGGGGGAGCTGGAGGCCGCCTTGGAGCTCTACCAGCAGGCCCTGAGGCTGGCCCCCGAGGAGCCCCTGGTCCACGAGAACCTGGCCGCCCTCTACAAGCGGAAGGGGGACCTGGACCGGATGGTGGCCCACCTCAAGCGGGCCAACCGCCTCAAGCTCCGCCCCCCGCCCCCCCTAGACCCGGCCACGGGCAGGCCCCAGCGCCGCCTGCGGGTGCCCCTTTGGGTCTGGGTCTTCCTCCTGGCCGCCTTCCTTTACTTCTTCGTCCTCCAGCGCCCTTAG
- a CDS encoding DNA-directed RNA polymerase subunit beta, translating into MEIKRFGRIREVIPLPPLTEIQVDSYRKALQADVPPDKRENVGIQAAFKETFPVEEGDKGKGGLVLDFLEYRLGEPPFSQDECREKDLTYQAPLYARLQLIHKDTGLIKEDEVFLGHLPLMTEDGSFIVNGADRVIVSQIHRSPGVYFTPDPARLGRYVASIIPLPKRGPWIDLEVEPNGTVSMKVNKRKFPLILLLRVLGYDAETLSRELGAYGDLVGGLLDEGVLAMRPEEALVRLFTLLRPGDPPKKDKALAYLFGLLADPKRYDLGEAGRYKAEEKLGVALQGRTLVRFEEGEFKDAVFLPTLRYLFALTAGVPGHEADDIDHLGNRRIRTVGELMADQFRVGLSRLARGVRERMVMGSSDTLTPAKLVNNRPLEAAIREFFGRSQLSQFKDETNPLSSLRHKRRISALGPGGLTRERAGFDVRDVHRTHYGRICPVETPEGANIGLITSLAAYARVDELGFIRTPYRRVRDGVVTEEVVYMTATEEDRYTIAQANTPLEGDRIATDRVVARRRGEPVIVGPEEVEFMDVSPKQVFSVNTNLIPFLEHDDANRALMGSNMQTQAVPLVRAQAPVVMTGLEERVVRDSLAAVYAEEDGEVVAVDGRRIAVRYADGRLVEHTLRRFVRSNQGTALDQRPRVDVGQRVRKGDLLADGPASEGGFLALGQNVLVAIMPFDGYNFEDAIVISEELLRRDYYTSIHIERYEIEARDTKLGPERITRDIPHLSEAALRDLDEEGVVRIGAEVKPGDILVGRTSFKGEQEPSPEERLLRSIFGEKARDVKDTSLRVPPGEGGIVVGTLRLRRGDPGVELKPGVREVVRVFVAQKRKLQVGDKLANRHGNKGVVAKILPVEDMPHLPDGTPVDILLNPLGVPSRMNLGQILETHLGLAGFFLGERYISPVFDGATEPEVKTLLEEAFDLYFGRRKEEGFGVDKREREVLARAEKLGLVSPGKSPEEQLKELFVQGKVVLYDGRSGEPLEGPIAVGQMFIMKLYHMVEDKMHARSTGPYSLITQQPLGGKAQFGGQRFGEMEVWALEAYGAAHTLQEMLTLKSDDIEGRNAAYEAIIKGEDVPEPSVPESFRVLVKELQALALDVQTLDERDNPVDIFEGLASKR; encoded by the coding sequence ATGGAGATCAAGCGGTTCGGTCGCATCCGAGAGGTCATCCCCCTTCCCCCCCTGACGGAAATCCAGGTGGACTCCTACAGGAAGGCCCTGCAGGCGGACGTTCCCCCAGATAAGCGGGAGAACGTGGGCATCCAGGCGGCCTTCAAGGAAACCTTCCCCGTGGAGGAGGGGGACAAGGGCAAGGGCGGCCTGGTGCTGGACTTCCTGGAGTACCGCCTGGGGGAGCCCCCCTTCTCCCAGGACGAGTGCCGGGAGAAGGACCTGACCTACCAGGCTCCCCTCTATGCCCGGCTCCAGCTCATCCACAAGGACACCGGCCTCATCAAGGAGGACGAGGTCTTCCTGGGGCACCTCCCCCTCATGACCGAGGACGGCTCCTTCATCGTGAACGGGGCCGACCGGGTGATCGTCTCCCAGATCCACCGCTCCCCGGGGGTCTACTTCACCCCCGACCCGGCCCGCCTGGGGCGGTACGTGGCCAGCATCATCCCCCTGCCCAAAAGGGGCCCCTGGATCGACCTGGAGGTGGAGCCGAACGGCACCGTCTCCATGAAGGTCAACAAGCGCAAGTTCCCCCTCATCCTCCTCCTCCGGGTCCTGGGCTACGACGCCGAGACCCTCTCCCGGGAGCTCGGGGCCTACGGCGACCTGGTGGGGGGCCTTCTGGACGAGGGGGTGCTGGCCATGCGGCCCGAGGAAGCTCTGGTGCGCCTCTTCACCCTCCTGCGCCCCGGGGACCCGCCCAAGAAGGACAAGGCCCTGGCCTACCTCTTCGGCCTCCTGGCCGACCCCAAGCGCTACGACCTGGGGGAGGCGGGCCGGTACAAGGCGGAGGAGAAGCTGGGGGTGGCCCTCCAGGGGCGCACCCTGGTGCGCTTTGAGGAGGGCGAGTTCAAGGACGCGGTCTTCCTGCCCACCCTGCGCTACCTCTTCGCCCTCACCGCCGGGGTGCCGGGCCACGAGGCGGACGACATCGACCATCTGGGCAACCGCCGCATCCGCACCGTGGGGGAGCTCATGGCCGACCAGTTCCGCGTGGGCCTGAGCCGCCTGGCCCGGGGGGTGCGGGAGCGGATGGTCATGGGGTCCTCCGACACCCTCACCCCGGCCAAGCTGGTGAACAACCGGCCCCTGGAGGCGGCCATCCGGGAGTTCTTCGGCCGCAGCCAGCTCTCCCAGTTCAAGGACGAGACCAACCCCCTCTCCTCCCTGCGCCACAAGCGCCGCATCTCCGCCCTGGGCCCCGGGGGCCTCACCCGGGAGCGGGCGGGGTTCGACGTGCGCGACGTGCACCGCACCCACTACGGGCGCATCTGCCCGGTGGAGACCCCGGAAGGGGCCAACATCGGCCTCATCACCTCCCTGGCCGCCTACGCCCGGGTGGACGAGCTGGGCTTCATCCGCACCCCCTACCGCCGGGTGCGGGATGGGGTGGTGACGGAGGAGGTGGTCTACATGACCGCCACCGAGGAGGACCGCTACACCATCGCCCAGGCCAACACCCCCCTGGAGGGGGACCGCATCGCCACCGACCGGGTGGTGGCCAGGCGCCGGGGAGAACCGGTGATCGTGGGCCCGGAGGAGGTGGAGTTCATGGACGTAAGCCCCAAGCAGGTCTTCTCCGTGAACACCAACCTCATCCCCTTCCTGGAGCACGACGACGCCAACCGGGCCCTCATGGGCTCCAACATGCAGACCCAGGCGGTGCCCCTCGTCCGGGCCCAGGCCCCGGTGGTGATGACGGGCCTCGAGGAGCGGGTGGTGCGGGACTCCCTGGCCGCGGTCTACGCGGAGGAGGACGGGGAGGTGGTGGCGGTGGACGGCCGCCGCATCGCGGTGCGCTACGCGGATGGCCGCCTGGTGGAGCACACCCTGCGCCGCTTCGTGCGCTCCAACCAGGGCACCGCCCTGGACCAGCGCCCCCGGGTGGACGTGGGGCAGCGGGTCAGGAAGGGCGACCTCCTGGCGGACGGCCCCGCCTCCGAGGGGGGCTTTTTGGCCCTGGGACAGAACGTCCTGGTGGCCATCATGCCCTTTGACGGCTACAACTTCGAGGACGCCATCGTCATCAGCGAGGAGCTCCTCCGGCGGGACTACTACACCTCCATCCACATCGAGCGCTACGAGATCGAGGCCCGGGACACCAAGCTGGGCCCCGAGCGCATCACCCGGGACATCCCCCACCTCTCCGAGGCGGCCCTGCGGGACCTGGACGAGGAAGGGGTGGTGCGCATCGGGGCCGAGGTGAAGCCCGGGGACATCCTGGTGGGCCGCACCAGCTTCAAGGGCGAGCAGGAGCCTTCCCCCGAGGAGCGCCTCCTGCGCTCCATCTTCGGGGAGAAGGCCCGGGACGTGAAGGACACCTCCCTAAGGGTGCCTCCAGGGGAAGGGGGGATCGTGGTGGGCACCCTGCGCCTGCGGCGGGGCGACCCCGGGGTGGAGCTCAAGCCCGGGGTGCGGGAGGTGGTGCGGGTCTTCGTGGCCCAAAAGCGCAAGCTCCAGGTGGGGGATAAGCTGGCCAACCGCCACGGGAACAAGGGGGTGGTGGCCAAGATCCTCCCCGTGGAGGACATGCCCCACCTGCCCGATGGCACCCCGGTGGACATCCTCCTGAACCCCCTGGGCGTGCCCAGCCGCATGAACCTGGGCCAGATCCTGGAGACCCACCTGGGCCTGGCGGGCTTCTTCCTGGGGGAGCGCTACATCTCCCCGGTCTTCGATGGGGCCACCGAACCCGAGGTCAAGACCCTCCTGGAAGAGGCCTTCGACCTCTACTTCGGCCGGCGTAAGGAGGAGGGCTTCGGGGTGGACAAGCGGGAACGGGAGGTCCTGGCCCGGGCGGAGAAGCTGGGCCTGGTGAGCCCGGGCAAGAGCCCGGAGGAGCAGCTCAAGGAACTCTTCGTCCAGGGCAAGGTGGTCCTCTACGACGGCCGCTCCGGGGAGCCCCTGGAGGGCCCCATCGCCGTGGGGCAGATGTTCATCATGAAGCTCTACCACATGGTGGAGGACAAGATGCACGCCCGCTCCACCGGCCCCTACTCCCTCATCACCCAGCAGCCCCTGGGGGGCAAGGCCCAGTTCGGCGGGCAGCGCTTCGGGGAGATGGAGGTCTGGGCCCTCGAGGCCTACGGGGCCGCCCACACCCTGCAGGAGATGCTCACCCTCAAGTCCGACGACATCGAGGGCCGCAACGCCGCCTACGAGGCCATCATCAAGGGGGAGGACGTGCCCGAGCCCAGCGTACCGGAGTCCTTCCGGGTCTTGGTGAAGGAGCTTCAGGCCTTGGCCCTAGACGTGCAGACCCTGGACGAACGGGACAACCCCGTGGACATCTTCGAGGGCCTGGCGTCCAAGCGGTAG
- a CDS encoding RNA-binding protein, producing MTDLSSYLKRARGGRVVRTGFLDLEAQALLEEAARAEGLRVAFFGGFPLAERKVAVLHPPEVPSVHDPVEVAFLEREPPDLGEALGDVEEWEGGYLVALLPQGRKALQEAGLLLLPPPEGALRARGERVRTLVVPSLRVDAVGAKGFGVSRTYFAQGVRAGKVRLRGRPASPKDEMAPGDTLLAEGLGSLRLLEVLGETRRGNYKIKVEVTR from the coding sequence GTGACCGACCTCTCCTCCTACCTCAAGCGGGCCCGGGGGGGGCGGGTGGTGCGGACCGGCTTCCTGGACCTCGAGGCCCAAGCCCTTCTGGAGGAGGCGGCCCGGGCCGAGGGGCTTAGGGTGGCCTTCTTCGGGGGCTTCCCCCTGGCGGAGCGGAAGGTGGCCGTGCTCCACCCGCCGGAGGTCCCTTCTGTGCACGACCCGGTGGAGGTGGCCTTCCTGGAGCGGGAGCCCCCGGACCTGGGGGAGGCCCTGGGGGATGTGGAGGAGTGGGAAGGGGGCTATCTGGTGGCCCTCCTGCCCCAGGGGAGGAAGGCCCTGCAGGAGGCGGGCCTCCTCCTCCTGCCCCCCCCGGAAGGGGCCTTGCGGGCCAGGGGCGAGCGGGTGCGCACCCTGGTGGTGCCCTCCCTAAGGGTGGACGCGGTGGGGGCCAAGGGCTTCGGCGTCTCCCGCACCTACTTCGCCCAGGGGGTGAGGGCGGGGAAGGTGCGCCTGAGGGGCAGGCCCGCCTCCCCCAAGGACGAGATGGCCCCGGGGGACACCCTCCTGGCGGAGGGCCTGGGGAGCCTGAGGCTTTTGGAGGTGCTTGGCGAAACAAGGCGGGGCAACTATAAAATCAAGGTGGAGGTGACGCGCTAA